In one Chitinophagaceae bacterium genomic region, the following are encoded:
- a CDS encoding type IX secretion system membrane protein PorP/SprF translates to MLKKSLLILGLVFTYFSFPTFGQQDPQYSMYMFNGMSINPAYAGSREKISLTALYRHQWSGMDGAPRTISFNAHSPLLNDRIGLGLSVVNDRIGVTNTNHINGAYAYRLPTDIGRLSFGIQGGFSHYNSRWSDLVLNDAGDNNFSSNSPNLFLPNFGFGIYLYDHNRYYVGVSAPQLLNNSLNESLSLEGTNNVARQFKHYFFTAGYVAKLNEFMKFKPSVLLKYVHGAPLQADFNASLLFYDALWVGASYRTGDSFVFMVEYYFGERFRAGYAYDYTITELNNYTSGSHEIMIGYEFSLDKDAYLTPRRISYF, encoded by the coding sequence ATGCTTAAGAAATCATTATTAATTCTCGGATTGGTTTTTACTTATTTTTCATTTCCAACCTTTGGTCAGCAGGACCCCCAGTACAGTATGTACATGTTTAATGGTATGTCTATTAATCCGGCATATGCAGGAAGCAGGGAAAAAATAAGTTTGACAGCATTGTACCGTCATCAGTGGTCAGGCATGGATGGTGCACCAAGAACAATTTCATTTAACGCACACTCGCCATTATTGAATGATAGAATAGGGTTAGGTTTAAGTGTTGTAAATGACAGAATAGGAGTAACTAATACTAATCATATTAATGGAGCTTATGCTTACAGGCTGCCAACTGATATAGGTCGATTGTCATTTGGTATACAAGGTGGATTTTCTCACTATAATTCAAGATGGTCAGATTTAGTATTGAATGATGCAGGAGATAATAATTTTAGTTCAAATTCTCCCAACTTATTTTTACCTAACTTCGGGTTTGGAATATATCTTTATGATCACAACAGGTATTATGTAGGAGTCTCAGCTCCTCAATTACTAAATAACAGCTTAAATGAAAGCTTAAGTTTAGAAGGTACAAATAATGTAGCCCGTCAGTTTAAGCACTATTTTTTCACAGCCGGATATGTTGCAAAGCTTAATGAATTTATGAAATTCAAACCATCAGTATTGCTAAAGTATGTACATGGTGCTCCATTGCAAGCTGATTTTAATGCAAGTCTATTGTTTTATGACGCATTGTGGGTTGGAGCTTCATACAGAACAGGTGATTCGTTTGTCTTCATGGTTGAATACTACTTCGGAGAAAGATTTAGAGCAGGATATGCTTACGATTATACTATAACTGAATTGAATAATTACACTTCAGGTTCACACGAAATAATGATAGGCTATGAATTTAGTCTGGATAAAGATGCTTACCTCACTCCGAGAAGAATATCATACTTCTAG
- a CDS encoding thymidine kinase, protein MFIEPSSKGTKRGWIEVICGSMFSGKTEELIRRLRRAQIANLKVEIFKPLVDDRYHESDIVSHNQNTIHSTPISHSENILLFADKFIDVIGIDEAQFFDDGIVGVCEKLALSGSRIVVAGLDMDFAGKPFGPIPDLLAIADYITKVHAICNVCGEIANYSYRKTSETGQFLLGEKDLYEPRCRKCFFDIEKK, encoded by the coding sequence ATGTTTATTGAGCCTTCAAGCAAAGGTACTAAAAGAGGATGGATAGAAGTTATATGTGGCTCTATGTTTTCCGGAAAAACCGAAGAATTAATCAGACGACTCAGACGCGCTCAAATTGCAAATTTGAAGGTAGAGATTTTTAAGCCTTTGGTAGACGACCGCTATCATGAAAGTGATATAGTTTCTCATAACCAAAATACCATTCATTCGACACCCATTAGTCATTCAGAAAATATTTTACTTTTCGCGGATAAATTTATTGATGTAATAGGAATTGATGAAGCACAATTTTTTGATGATGGTATAGTCGGTGTATGTGAAAAGCTGGCTTTAAGCGGATCCAGGATTGTGGTTGCAGGTTTGGATATGGATTTTGCAGGAAAGCCGTTTGGCCCTATTCCCGATTTACTGGCTATTGCAGATTATATTACTAAAGTGCATGCGATATGCAATGTATGTGGAGAGATTGCAAACTATTCTTACAGAAAAACATCAGAAACAGGGCAATTCCTTCTTGGAGAGAAGGATCTTTATGAACCCAGATGCAGAAAATGTTTTTTTGATATAGAAAAAAAATAG